One stretch of Caldanaerobius fijiensis DSM 17918 DNA includes these proteins:
- a CDS encoding aldo/keto reductase → MEKRKFGKTGLETSILGFGGFHLLEIPASEAEYLLNRYLDEGGNYIETAASYGDGESERKIGRVIAKRRRECILATKTGERTKKGCLDSLNRSLKNLQTDYIDLLIMHGVGTMDELDTILGPDGAIEGALQAQREGKIGFIGISMHGQPDVLIEALKRYPFDAVMTTINYYDRFNFPEIEDVLVPLALEKEVAIILMKPIADGFLWRSAPIAFRYAMSQPVSVVVAGINTREMLEEDLRYANEFVPLTPEEKEELFKNAIELGNYVCRQCGKCLPCPEGINIPEIFKLEGYYDRQMRDGIVRDPAEFALRDRLRFWFGNDKMARAKYAQLDVKADKCTGCGECIPRCPYNIDIIRKLHIADYKLGNKEIF, encoded by the coding sequence ATGGAAAAAAGAAAATTTGGGAAAACAGGCCTGGAGACATCTATTCTTGGTTTTGGAGGTTTTCATCTTCTGGAGATACCCGCCAGCGAAGCAGAATATCTGTTAAACCGTTATCTTGATGAAGGAGGCAATTACATAGAGACCGCTGCTAGTTATGGAGATGGCGAGTCAGAGCGGAAGATAGGACGAGTTATAGCAAAAAGGCGCAGAGAGTGCATTCTTGCTACAAAAACAGGCGAAAGGACTAAAAAGGGCTGCCTTGATAGTTTAAATAGGAGCCTAAAGAATCTGCAAACAGATTATATCGATCTTTTGATAATGCATGGCGTTGGCACCATGGATGAGCTGGATACCATATTGGGGCCTGATGGAGCTATAGAAGGTGCGTTACAGGCTCAAAGAGAAGGTAAAATAGGCTTTATAGGAATATCGATGCATGGGCAACCGGATGTTTTAATAGAGGCGCTGAAGCGCTATCCTTTTGATGCTGTGATGACCACTATAAACTATTACGATAGGTTTAATTTTCCTGAAATTGAAGATGTTTTAGTTCCTTTAGCGCTGGAAAAAGAAGTGGCCATAATATTGATGAAGCCTATTGCAGATGGTTTCCTATGGAGATCAGCGCCAATAGCTTTCAGGTATGCTATGAGTCAACCAGTTTCTGTAGTAGTCGCAGGTATAAATACTCGAGAGATGCTGGAGGAAGATCTGCGCTATGCCAACGAGTTTGTTCCACTTACGCCAGAAGAAAAAGAGGAACTGTTCAAAAATGCTATTGAGTTAGGAAATTATGTCTGCAGGCAATGCGGCAAGTGTTTACCGTGCCCTGAAGGCATCAATATCCCTGAGATATTTAAGCTGGAAGGGTATTATGATAGGCAGATGAGAGATGGAATAGTCAGAGATCCAGCGGAATTTGCATTAAGAGATAGGTTACGCTTCTGGTTTGGGAACGATAAGATGGCCAGAGCAAAATATGCTCAACTGGATGTGAAGGCAGATAAGTGTACAGGGTGCGGTGAGTGTATACCCAGATGTCCTTATAATATCGATATTATAAGAAAGTTACACATAGCAGATTATAAACTGGGGAACAAAGAAATTTTTTAG
- a CDS encoding winged helix-turn-helix transcriptional regulator — translation MNSHEEIDCQGIECSIEKALSILEGKWTFLIIKNLFDGKKRFGELRKSLDGISPKTLSQRLKELEQKGIINRTAYPTIPPTVEYSLTEKGKSLKHIIVEMKLWGAKWG, via the coding sequence GTGAATTCCCATGAAGAAATTGATTGTCAGGGCATAGAATGCTCTATAGAAAAAGCCCTCAGTATACTGGAGGGCAAATGGACTTTTTTGATAATAAAAAATTTATTTGATGGAAAAAAGCGCTTCGGTGAGTTAAGGAAATCTTTAGATGGTATAAGTCCAAAAACCCTTTCACAGAGGCTAAAAGAGCTGGAGCAAAAAGGTATTATAAATCGCACAGCATATCCAACAATTCCTCCTACCGTAGAGTATTCTCTTACCGAAAAAGGTAAAAGTTTAAAACACATAATAGTGGAGATGAAACTCTGGGGAGCTAAATGGGGTTGA
- a CDS encoding FAD-dependent oxidoreductase — MKYIGDYDVIVAGGGTAGSVAAISAARMGMKVLIVEQMGFLGGTATASLVTPLMSNGIKGNPDNSSIGREINERLVATGDAYPDNPSWFNPEALKYVLEDMCMAAGVRLLYYSTVTDVIMEGNSIKGVVIHNKDGFSAVHGRVVIDCTGDGDVAALAGVPYESGRVSDGKNQPVSVRFEVGNIQLDVFADFLNEIGYNGMKGDRVEIASVWGRNWPLEKIFREAVKSGYILEQDGAYFQAFTIPGKPGCMSFNCPEISNITRALDPYNLTYAQVEGKKAIMRLHKFMKKYFAGFQNSYICNTAVNVGIRESRRIKGKYYLKVDDYINCTKFDDAVARTAYPIDIHAVDSEGLQLKYLPEGEYMEIPYRCMVPCNVENLLVAGRCISASFEVQASIRIQVTCRALGEAAGIAAALSIEEEITTGDLNGVKVRKIMRDRGIFI, encoded by the coding sequence ATGAAATATATAGGGGATTATGATGTGATAGTAGCAGGGGGTGGAACAGCGGGCAGCGTGGCAGCCATATCGGCGGCCAGGATGGGTATGAAAGTGCTCATTGTTGAACAGATGGGCTTTTTGGGGGGTACTGCCACTGCTTCACTGGTAACACCTCTTATGAGCAACGGCATCAAAGGCAATCCTGATAATTCGTCTATTGGCAGAGAGATCAATGAGCGCCTGGTGGCAACGGGAGACGCGTATCCAGATAATCCCTCGTGGTTTAACCCCGAGGCGTTAAAATATGTCCTCGAAGATATGTGTATGGCAGCGGGTGTAAGGCTTTTGTATTACAGCACTGTAACTGATGTGATCATGGAAGGGAACAGTATAAAAGGGGTTGTTATACACAATAAAGACGGATTTAGCGCTGTACACGGCAGAGTGGTGATTGATTGCACAGGGGATGGCGATGTGGCCGCGTTGGCAGGAGTGCCTTATGAAAGCGGAAGGGTATCTGACGGGAAAAATCAACCTGTATCAGTCAGGTTCGAGGTTGGCAATATACAGCTTGATGTGTTTGCTGACTTTTTAAATGAGATTGGCTATAATGGTATGAAAGGAGACAGGGTGGAAATTGCGTCAGTATGGGGAAGAAATTGGCCGCTAGAAAAGATATTCAGGGAAGCTGTAAAATCAGGTTATATCCTTGAGCAGGATGGAGCATATTTTCAAGCCTTTACTATACCGGGCAAACCTGGCTGCATGTCATTTAACTGTCCGGAAATTTCGAATATAACCAGAGCTTTGGACCCTTATAACCTTACATACGCTCAGGTGGAAGGCAAAAAAGCTATTATGAGGCTTCACAAATTTATGAAAAAATATTTTGCTGGCTTTCAGAATTCTTACATATGTAATACGGCTGTCAACGTAGGCATTCGAGAGTCCAGGCGCATAAAAGGCAAATACTATCTTAAGGTAGATGATTATATCAATTGCACGAAATTTGACGATGCTGTGGCCAGGACGGCATATCCCATCGATATTCATGCCGTGGACAGCGAGGGATTGCAATTGAAGTATTTACCCGAAGGGGAATACATGGAGATACCTTATAGGTGCATGGTGCCCTGCAATGTGGAAAATCTATTGGTGGCAGGCCGATGTATCTCTGCATCGTTTGAGGTCCAAGCTTCAATAAGAATACAGGTGACATGCAGGGCTCTGGGAGAAGCCGCTGGAATTGCTGCAGCTTTGAGCATAGAGGAAGAAATTACGACGGGGGATTTAAATGGTGTCAAGGTGAGAAAGATCATGAGAGACAGAGGAATTTTTATATAG
- a CDS encoding YkvA family protein, with product MPQAVWKESWKQKAKKLKSEVVALYFAWKDPRMPWYAKLFSLIIVGYALSPIDLIPDFIPVLGYIDDLILIPLGVALAIKIIPPVVMADARKKASEVQTKPKVWIGAVIIIGVWILIVTAVVLFIFKKL from the coding sequence ATGCCACAGGCGGTTTGGAAGGAGTCATGGAAGCAGAAAGCAAAGAAATTGAAATCAGAGGTCGTGGCACTGTATTTTGCCTGGAAAGACCCGCGAATGCCATGGTATGCGAAGCTATTTTCATTGATTATAGTAGGGTATGCCTTAAGCCCTATTGATTTGATCCCAGATTTTATACCTGTACTTGGTTATATAGATGATCTTATATTAATACCATTGGGGGTAGCGCTGGCAATAAAAATTATTCCTCCTGTGGTGATGGCTGATGCAAGAAAAAAAGCCAGTGAAGTTCAAACAAAACCGAAGGTATGGATAGGTGCAGTGATAATCATAGGTGTGTGGATTTTGATTGTGACAGCAGTGGTGCTTTTTATATTTAAAAAGCTGTAA